In Salvelinus sp. IW2-2015 unplaced genomic scaffold, ASM291031v2 Un_scaffold2264, whole genome shotgun sequence, one genomic interval encodes:
- the LOC139025102 gene encoding uncharacterized protein — MTAAGSTGAVNAVCTQDSSHSPKTTCPQTTWPCPLCFPQQQKDELEVRLRLRSPPGAWLLAGVVVVMVGMFVAVAGYASSTPNPVGGRGSSHSERMKLLGPVVMGIGLFIFICAGTLLYENRDRENRERENLENPEEQGKRKQKKTRERCWENRDYEDVEQGNQREPSDRHSPLPEECPPPLPPRVPRQEGSELNVLSVGXLSSLLPGEGQGREERVREVGGKGGSTLLTRVLHHQDPPSSCPSPAPSSVYSDSCNSSEINYNVQTGSPIHSIHQL, encoded by the coding sequence ATGACAGCAGCGGGGTCCACTGGAGCGGTCAACGCCGTCTGCACCCAAGACTCCTCCCACTCACCTAAAACAACCTGCCCACAAACCACATGGCCCTGCCCACTCTGCTTCCCACAGCAACAGAAGGATGAGCTCGAAGTCAGACTCCGCCTCCGCTCCCCTCCTGGKGCATGGCTACTAGCGGGCGTTGTCGTGGTGATGGTGGGAATGTTTGTGGCCGTGGCCGGGTACGCTAGCTCCACCCCTAACCCTGTGGGTGGRCGAGGCAGCTCCCACAGCGAGCGAATGAAACTGCTCGGCCCTGTCGTGATGGGCATCGGCCTGTTCATCTTCATCTGTGCTGGAACCCTGCTGTACGAGAACCGGGACCGCGAGAACCGAGAGCGTGAGAACCTTGAGAACCCTGAGGAGCAGGGGAAAcgcaaacagaagaaaacaaggGAACGGTGCTGGGAGAACCGTGATTATGAGGATGTGGAACAGGGGAACCAGAGAGAGCCCTCAGACAGACACTCCCCTCTCCCTGAGGAGTGCCCGCCCCCCCTGCCTCCCAGAGTGcctagacaggaggggtcagagtTGAACGTTCTCTCTGTGGGRGYGCTGAGCTCACTGCTGCCAGGGGAGGGACAGGGGCGtgaagagagagtcagagaggtggGGGGTAAAGGGGGCTCAACCCTGCTGACCAGAGTCCTGCACCACCAGGACcccccctcctcctgtccctccccaGCTCCCTCCTCTGTGTACTCTGACTCCTGTAACTCCAGTGAGATCAACTATAACGTTCAGACAGGCTCCCCTATCCACTCTATTCACCAACTCTGA